One Candidatus Binatia bacterium genomic region harbors:
- a CDS encoding type II toxin-antitoxin system prevent-host-death family antitoxin produces MKSVNVHEAKSTLSLLLAEVERRGTRVVICRNGKPVADLVPHRRVDRRQPDARLGKIKIKYDPIEELAEEDWPRRLR; encoded by the coding sequence ATGAAGTCGGTCAACGTTCATGAGGCGAAAAGCACGTTATCGTTGCTGCTGGCAGAGGTGGAGCGGCGCGGCACGCGGGTGGTGATTTGTCGCAACGGGAAGCCGGTCGCCGATCTCGTACCGCATCGGCGGGTCGATCGGCGGCAGCCGGATGCCAGGCTCGGGAAGATCAAGATCAAGTACGACCCGATCGAGGAGCTTGCCGAGGAAGACTGGCCGCGGCGCTTGCGATGA